The following are from one region of the Anguilla rostrata isolate EN2019 chromosome 7, ASM1855537v3, whole genome shotgun sequence genome:
- the ntf3 gene encoding neurotrophin-3 yields MVTFITILQVNLVMSILLYVMFLVYLCGIKATSMDKRKPTQDPVNTLVIKLLQADITRSKQREAESWDDAIKDAPPPPPALPSFPEGTDYEDRKPSSFYQPVLDIGAELFKQHKRYNSPRVLLSDRPPLQPPPLYLIDDYAGSSDAANKTRKKRYAEHKSYRGEYSVCDSESKWVTDKTNAVDIRGHQVTVLGVIKASGGNEVKQYFYETKCRSAKPFKSGCRGIDDKHWNSQCKTSQTYVRALTSEKTSVGWRWIRIDTSCVCALSRKLRRT; encoded by the coding sequence ATCTTACAGGTGAATCTAGTGATGTCCATCCTGCTGTACGTGATGTTCCTGGTGTACCTTTGTGGAATAAAGGCCACGTCGATGGACAAACGCAAGCCCACACAGGACCCCGTCAACACCCTAGTCATCAAACTCCTGCAGGCAGACATCACCCGGAGCAAGCAGCGGGAGGCGGAGTCTTGGGATGATGCGATCAAggacgccccgcccccgccgccagCCCTGCCCAGCTTCCCAGAGGGCACGGACTACGAGGACAGGAAACCGAGCTCCTTCTACCAGCCTGTGCTGGACATTGGGGCGGAGCTGTTCAAACAGCACAAGCGCTACAACTCGCCCCGCGTTTTACTGAGCGACCGGCCGCCCCTGCAGCCGCCGCCCCTGTACCTCATCGACGACTACGCGGGGAGCTCGGACGCAGCCAACAAAACGCGGAAGAAGCGCTACGCGGAGCACAAGAGCTACCGGGGAGAGTACTCCGTGTGCGACAGCGAGAGCAAGTGGGTGACGGACAAGACCAACGCCGTCGACATCCGGGGTCACCAGGTCACCGTTCTGGGCGTGATCAAAGCCAGCGGCGGAAATGAGGTGAAGCAGTACTTTTACGAAACAAAGTGCCGGAGTGCCAAGCCCTTTAAAAGTGGCTGCCGGGGAATCGACGACAAGCACTGGAACTCCCAGTGCAAGACATCCCAGACCTACGTGAGGGCACTGACCTCGGAAAAGACCTCTGTGGGCTGGCGCTGGATACGGATAGACACGTCCTGCGTCTGCGCCCTTTCACGAAAACTGCGCAGGACGTAA